In Trichoderma asperellum chromosome 1, complete sequence, a single window of DNA contains:
- a CDS encoding uncharacterized protein (EggNog:ENOG41) yields MDNIRSELVLLLAGITGVVFTWLCLSTGNKRSSMPSNSSRRSLAFRISSIPRRVDKDGFRDILTRLPIKAEGTASQLKWTLTGFSYSHSAATAHAERYAVATATFANAPSPSELETAIKREIGIDASRLKVDLDFFGLTPLADPLHDIAVDIIAVTGLAGHAFGSWKSKKEPDMWLRDFLPEAVPNARILTYGYDTKLPGSQSESSIPDLSRRLLESIKTIRSGHTRNRPLILIGHSLGGLVVKEALAEASEGSEDDQSVFRSCYAVLLFAVPNRGLENSSLMYMVKGQPNEDLVKDLKQSSRFLNMLSQRFNKYFTLDGSKIISIYETKRTPTVKWCSETASWERTGSKIMMVPFTSAIHAGPNEKVYDQISIEADHSEIVKFSDISNHDYLIIESRIRDLVAEAPIVIQERFAQLRRKLSDSEKRYIEALKAPDYYAFRINKVDKPTPGTLSWFLKHELVQPWLSTPESSALWVYGAPGQGKTILAKFLLDYLEELSDNSSHRTTVIYFFFYNQDDNYSTISAALKAFIKQLISAPHAFQSISDKFNLETSTITDESMWAILEALLHSSIFDTVYCVIDALDECQDLEARQRLLGLIETLVQPPLMRKREKCTSLKAFLTSRPTVVLGRSLKGFPSIQLKASPDDLKVFILGKIQNIGLPAELERRAIDLLSSRVEQTFLWISIILKKLRTVTTLLSEADMEQIINESPSDLTELYESIVNQIMQSNDKVTQKLLIWTVFGRRALTLNELEDALAIQEDSKSIESIRKYRIQDLTDSKITSAAGIILEIVNGKVYLIHQSAKDFLLESEHLAKAVFCRGLRPGIYLAKTCMTYLCFTDFVETGPCQDSAQLDERIRHYPFFHYAARNWHRHIRIDDDINIFTSIISQLTKPHSPELLAWGEAAGIANLDEAENAWDIATMANIPWLAEFQSRYDVITEEMINEAASRGYAGYNFIKSLTGKPSVRLTEGAVYAAAKYFDHTTIHQLLDKDASVIITPALIEAAAANQKYGRLVMDLLLDLLLESQDRFIVTAELVQLAAENHENGRDIVELLMHKEDTDISEGAIAAIAARFSVETMRILMNLREDIKVTKAVIEAAIGRRYDRDEMVIFLLEQQDQDFRTTETLIPTIARDFDKKIMELLLEKHDQNIQITEEVVEATRRNLENAKELMKLFLSWRGDSSTITKGALVTIVKEFNKEVVTLLLDRQGDEITITEEVIEAAAGNESGKNNMELLLDRRGDEITITEEVVKAAAGSWCGESTMTLLLDRRGDEIIITEKVIEAAAGNRDRVLKLLLDRRGDEIKITEKVIKAAAGNPYGKRNIILLLDRRGDEITITEEVLEVVAGNGEGKDIMALLLDRRGDEITITEKIIKAVIENRYSGWDMMNLLHDRLDLITMTEEAVKALATWKEQYITYQ; encoded by the exons ATGGACAACATACGATCCGAGCTTGTTCTGCTTTTAGCTGGCATCACTGGCGTCGTATTCACATGGCTGTGTCTATCAACAGGGAATAAACGCTCGTCTATGCCATCGAATAGCTCCCGCAGATCCCTGGCCTTTAGGATTTCCAGCATACCTCGAAGGGTGGACAAGGACGGGTTTCGAGATATCTTGACCAGGCTGCCCATCAAAGCTGAAGGTACTGCCAGCCAGCTCAAATGGACCTTGACTGGATTCTCGTACTCACATTCTGCGGCCACGGCCCACGCTGAGCGATATGCGGTGGCCACTGCCACCTTCGCAAATGCCCCAAGCCCGAGCGAGCTTGAGACGGCTATCAAGCGTGAAATTGGCATCGATGCCAGCCGATTGAAGGTTGACCTGGATTTTTTCGGCCTCACACCACTCGCTGATCCTTTACATGATATCGCTGTAGA CATTATTGCAGTAACTGGACTTGCCGGCCATGCATTTGGATCCTGGAAATCGAAAAAAGAACCGGACATGTGGCTACGAGATTTCCTCCCAGAAGCCGTTCCAAATGCACGCATTCTAACATACGGCTACGATACCAAACTACCTGGGAGCCAGTCTGAATCATCCATCCCTGACCTCTCAAGGAGGCTGCTTGAGTCTATTAAAACGATCCGATCAGGGCACACA AGAAATCGACCTCTCATTCTTATTGGACATAGCCTCGGTGGCCTTGTTGTGAAAGAG GCCCTTGCTGAAGCATCTGAAGGTAGTGAAGATGACCAATCTGTCTTTAGGTCTTGCTATGCTGTTCTGCTCTTTGCTGTTCCTAACAGGGGCCTTGAAAACTCAAGCTTGATGTACATGGTCAAAGGACAGCCCAACGAGGATTTGGTGAAAGATCTCAAACAGTCATCTCGATTTTTAAATATGCTTAGCCAGAGGTTTAACAAATATTTCACACTTGACGGTTCGAAGATAATAAGCATATACGAAACCAAGAGGACCCCGACAGTTAAG TGGTGCTCGGAGACTGCATCATGGGAAAGGACTGGTTCTAAAATTATGATGGTTCCATTCACATCTGCTATTCATGCTGGTCCAAATGAGAAAGTCTATGATCAAATATCGATAGAAGCAGATCATTCCGAAATCGTCAAATTCAGCGACATATCCAACCATGACTATCTCATAATAGAATCAAGAATAAGAGACTTGGTTGCTGAAGCACCAATTGTCATTCAAGAGCGTTTTGCGCAACTCAGGAGAA AACTTTCGGATTCGGAGAAACGTTACATTGAGGCCCTCAAGGCTCCTGATTATTATGCGTTCCGAATTAACAAAGTCGATAAGCCAACACCTGGCACTCTTAGCTGGTTCTTGAAACACGAATTAGTTCAGCCATGGCTATCGACCCCCGAGTCATCAGCTTTATGGGTATACGGAGCGCCAGGCCAAGGGAAAACAATTCTTGCCAAATTTCTTTTGGACTACCTGGAAGAGCTCTCTGATAATTCGAGCCATCGCACAACGGTCatatatttcttcttctacaatCAAGATGATAACTACAGCACTATTAGTGCCGCTTTAAAGGCATTTATCAAGCAACTAATATCGGCACCACATGCGTTCCAAAGCATTTCCGATAAGTTCAACCTCGAAACCTCCACAATAACCGATGAATCGATGTGGGCCATTCTAGAAGCATTGCTTCATTCTTCTATCTTCGATACAGTTTACTGCGTGATTGATGCCCTGGATGAGTGTCAGGACCTTGAGGCTAGGCAAAGGCTACTAGGGCTTATTGAGACGCTCGTTCAGCCACCACTcatgagaaagagagaaaagtgtACTAGTCTTAAAGCCTTCTTAACAAGCCGCCCGACCGTGGTTTTAGGTCGGAGCCTAAAAGGATTTCCGTCCATCCAGCTTAAAGCCAGTCCTGATGATCTCAAAGTATTCATTCTTGGCAAGATTCAAAACATAGGGCTACCCGCCGAGCTCGAGCGCAGGGCAATCGACTTGTTAAGCAGCCGTGTAGAGCAGACTTTCTTATGGATCTCAATCATCTTGAAGAAGTTGAGAACAGTGACGACCTTACTGTCAGAGGCGGATATGGAACAAATCATCAACGAGAGCCCGTCAGATCTAACAGAACTCTACGAAAGCATTGTCAACCAAATCATGCAAAGCAATGATAAAGTCACACAAAAGCTCTTGATCTGGACAGTCTTTGGTCGACGAGCACTGACTTTAAATGAGCTCGAAGATGCTCTTGCAATCCAGGAAGATTCTAAGAGCATTGAATCTATCAGAAAATATAGGATACAGGATCTCACGGACAGCAAAATCACTAGTGCTGCTGGAATAATTTTAGAAATTGTTAATGGGAAGGTGTACCTCATACACCAGAGCGCCAAAGATTTCCTTCTTGAGAGTGAGCATCTAGCTAAAGCTGTCTTTTGCAGAGGCCTACGCCCTGGCATTTATTTGGCAAAGACCTGTATGACATACTTATGTTTTACAGACTTTGTTGAAACAGGCCCTTGTCAGGATTCTGCCCAGCTGGATGAAAGAATTCGTCACTATCCGTTTTTTCATTATGCCGCGCGCAATTGGCACAGACATATTAGGATCGACGACGATATCAATATTTTTACCAGCATTATCAGTCAGTTGACTAAGCCACACTCACCAGAACTCTTAGCATGGGGAGAAGCAGCTGGGATAGCGAATCTTGACGAAGCAGAAAATGCCTGGGATATTGCAACGATGGCCAACATTCCATGGTTAGCTGAGTTTCAATCGAGGTACGATGTTATTACCGAGGAGATGATCAATGAAGCGGCAAGCCGCGGCTATGCAGggtataattttataaagtctcTCACCGGAAAGCCTAGTGTTCGTCTTACGGAAGGGGCTGTTTATGCAGCTGCTAAATACTTCGATCATACAACAATTCACCAATTATTAGACAAGGACGCTAGTGTGATTATTACACCTGCATTAATagaagcggcagcagccaacCAAAAGTATGGTAGACTTGTGATGGATTTGCTGCTGGACTTGTTACTGGAGTCTCAAGACCGCTTTATTGTTACGGCAGAGTTGGTACAACTAGCAGCGGAAAACCATGAGAATGGCAGAGATATCGTTGAGTTGCTCATGCACAAAGAAGATACGGACATCTCGGAAGGCGCAATAGCTGCAATAGCGGCAAGATTTAGTGTTGAAACTATGAGAATCCTGATGAACTTGAGAGAAGACATCAAGGTCACCAAGGCAGTAATTGAAGCAGCAATAGGAAGAAGATACGACAGGGATGAGATGGTAATATTCTTGCTAGAACAGCAAGATCAAGATTTCCGGACTACAGAAACGTTAATTCCAACTATTGCCAGAGATTttgataaaaaaataatggaACTTCTTTTGGAGAAGCACGATCAAAACATTCAGATTACGGAAGAAGTTGTCGAAGCTACACGAAGAAATCTGGAGAATGCCAAGGAGTTGATGAAATTGTTCCTTAGCTGGAGAGGAGATAGTAGCACTATTACAAAAGGAGCTCTGGTTACTATTGTCAAAGAATTTAACAAGGAGGTAGTAACATTACTCCTTGACCGGCAAGGAGATGAGATTACAATTACAGAGGAGGTTATTGAAGCTGCAGCGGGAAATGAGAGTGGTAAAAATAATATGGAATTACTCCTTGACCGGCGAGGAGATGAGATTACAATTACAGAGGAGGTCGttaaagctgcagcaggaaGCTGGTGTGGCGAGAGCACTATGACATTACTCCTTGATCGGCGAGGAGATGAGATTATAATTACAGAAAAGGTTATTGAAGCTGCAGCGGGAAATAGAGATAgggttttaaaattactCCTTGACCGGCGAGGAGATGAAATTAAAATTACagaaaaggttattaaagctgcagcaggaaATCCTTATGGCAAACgcaatataatattactccTTGACCGGCGAGGAGATGAGATTACAATTACAGAAGAGGTTCTTGAAGTAGTAGCAGGGAATGGGGAGGGCAAGGATATTATGGCGTTACTCCTTGACCGGCGAGGAGATGAGATTACAATTACagaaaagattattaaagCTGTGATAGAAAACCGGTATAGCGGGTGGGATATGATGAACTTACTCCATGACCGGCTAGACCTGATCACTATGACAGAAGAAGCCGTTAAGGCTCTGGCAACATGGAAAGAACAGTATATTACTTATCAGTAA
- a CDS encoding uncharacterized protein (EggNog:ENOG41) produces MERVLHWLMRTVLVKQQELHAFAKKGIFFMGDSVHAEPILGGEGANNAIMDGIELAKCISASGPSGILSWYESRYPVWERGIRKSENAIIAMHNSQNAVL; encoded by the coding sequence atggagagggtTTTGCATTGGCTTATGCGTACAGTTCTCGTCAAACAGCAGGAGCTTCACGCATTCGCCAAGAAGGGCATCTTTTTTATGGGTGATTCTGTGCATGCAGAGCCTATCCTAGGAGGAGAAGGCGCAAACAATGCTATCATGGACGGCATCGAACTTGCAAAATGCATCTCTGCCTCTGGCCCAAGTGGTATCCTATCGTGGTACGAATCCAGATATCCGGTATGGGAGAGGGGCATTCGCAAAAGCGAAAATGCCATCATTGCGATGCATAATAGCCAGAATGCTGTTCTCTAG